From the genome of Synergistetes bacterium HGW-Synergistetes-1, one region includes:
- a CDS encoding molybdenum cofactor biosynthesis protein, which translates to MTIVLPPDSLPREGDFLAAGKGDTLLRWSSADKKYGVCTPGFLSVSSQVSIWKAIRAAILTVSDKGSRGERIDTAGPELERLIAAQGAVVEDKKIVPDEKEEIACTVRSWCDEGYDLVLTTGGTGLSLRDVTPEALLGIAEKVVPGFGEMMRSKTLEFTERAFLTRSVAVICKNTLVIAFPGSQRGARQCFEAIVPALRHGIETLAGWDSECGGNSHGH; encoded by the coding sequence ATGACGATAGTTCTCCCGCCGGACTCATTGCCCCGGGAGGGTGATTTTCTTGCTGCAGGAAAAGGCGATACTCTTCTCAGATGGAGCAGTGCTGACAAAAAATATGGAGTCTGCACCCCCGGCTTCCTTAGTGTTTCATCCCAGGTAAGCATCTGGAAAGCTATAAGGGCTGCTATCCTTACTGTAAGCGACAAAGGGAGCAGGGGAGAGAGGATAGACACAGCAGGGCCTGAATTGGAAAGATTAATAGCTGCCCAAGGTGCTGTTGTGGAAGACAAAAAGATAGTTCCGGACGAAAAGGAAGAAATTGCCTGCACAGTAAGATCATGGTGCGATGAGGGATATGACCTGGTGTTGACAACAGGCGGAACGGGACTTTCGCTAAGGGACGTTACGCCTGAGGCTCTATTAGGCATAGCAGAAAAGGTCGTACCCGGTTTCGGCGAGATGATGCGGAGTAAGACCCTTGAATTTACAGAAAGAGCTTTTCTTACAAGAAGTGTCGCCGTGATATGCAAAAATACACTTGTAATAGCTTTTCCGGGAAGTCAGCGGGGAGCAAGGCAGTGTTTCGAGGCGATCGTGCCTGCCCTCAGGCATGGAATAGAGACGCTGGCAGGATGGGACAGTGAATGCGGAGGAAACTCACACGGACATTAA
- a CDS encoding molybdopterin biosynthesis protein yields the protein MVARYSEHIELRTAIEMLKKAFSGRAGKNITEKNISEALGCLLTKDITAHRNVPHYAASAVDGYAVDASSTIGASQATPVSLEPSRYHWMNTGADVPYWANAVLMVEDSSMEGDDLLIFKSLTPSANVRPLGEDVMAGQIIAREGDTVTPALISLFLCAGIEKVPVFKKPRTLYIPTGDEVISRGKWLSDPNPKSGTVAESNSLFIEASFREWGFDVDVSPVVPDDPALLKEKVSEGVDNYDVVLVGAGSAKGRRDHTLEVFEDLGKVIFRWIRMKPGRPAMAAEIKGKPVICLPGFPMSTTVVLWSLVFPLLNLLSARDEDPDHLIKEAVGCRETWNTKLLVQHSSPAGIEEWLRVKTAKVGDTLYSWALTSGASVLWALAEADGIALLPASALECEKGTDVTVWMKRKVDLDKRILFQGSDDPAIQLLVTPIRRRGGDFVSRAVGSMGGLAALSRGECHMAAAHLLDDKNGTYNDSFIERFANGAKWERILVFYRTQGIIVQQGNPKKIKTFEELCAGDNVFSNRQPGAGTRVLFDHLLKMAGRSPSEIKGYEQQCTTHMEAANRVFTCLADATLGIKSAADALGLDFIPLAEEPYELVIPSIYMSHPAVQALMDSLGDREWRETVEDMGGYRWTD from the coding sequence ATGGTAGCCAGATACAGCGAACACATAGAGCTGCGAACAGCCATCGAAATGCTTAAAAAAGCATTTAGTGGACGAGCTGGAAAAAATATAACTGAAAAAAACATATCAGAGGCGCTTGGCTGTCTCCTGACTAAAGATATAACGGCACACAGGAACGTTCCGCATTATGCTGCCTCCGCCGTTGACGGATACGCAGTGGATGCATCCTCTACTATCGGCGCGTCACAGGCTACTCCGGTATCGCTGGAGCCTTCACGATATCATTGGATGAACACCGGGGCTGATGTCCCTTACTGGGCAAACGCTGTCCTTATGGTAGAAGATTCTTCAATGGAAGGCGACGATCTTTTGATCTTTAAAAGCCTTACTCCTTCTGCCAATGTAAGGCCGCTTGGCGAAGATGTGATGGCAGGACAGATCATAGCAAGAGAGGGCGATACTGTTACACCCGCTCTAATCTCGCTCTTTTTATGCGCAGGAATAGAAAAAGTCCCGGTCTTTAAAAAGCCCAGGACGCTCTACATTCCGACGGGTGATGAGGTCATATCAAGGGGAAAATGGCTTTCAGATCCGAACCCCAAGTCCGGCACAGTAGCAGAGAGCAATTCTCTCTTTATCGAAGCATCTTTTCGGGAATGGGGATTTGATGTTGACGTATCCCCTGTAGTCCCCGATGATCCTGCCCTTCTGAAGGAAAAGGTTTCAGAGGGAGTGGATAATTATGATGTGGTGCTTGTTGGTGCCGGTTCAGCAAAAGGCCGCAGGGACCATACCCTGGAGGTCTTTGAAGATCTTGGAAAGGTGATCTTCAGGTGGATACGAATGAAACCCGGCAGACCTGCAATGGCTGCAGAGATAAAGGGCAAGCCTGTGATATGCCTTCCTGGGTTTCCAATGTCGACCACAGTTGTCCTATGGAGTCTCGTATTTCCACTGCTCAACCTTCTTTCAGCTAGGGATGAAGATCCGGATCACCTGATAAAAGAAGCTGTCGGATGCAGGGAAACCTGGAATACCAAACTTCTTGTGCAGCATTCTTCGCCGGCAGGGATAGAGGAATGGCTTAGGGTCAAAACGGCCAAAGTAGGTGATACGTTATATTCCTGGGCGCTTACTTCCGGAGCGAGCGTCCTTTGGGCGCTGGCAGAGGCAGACGGGATCGCCCTTCTTCCTGCTTCTGCCCTTGAATGTGAGAAGGGGACAGATGTCACCGTCTGGATGAAAAGAAAAGTTGACCTGGATAAGAGAATACTTTTCCAGGGTTCTGACGACCCTGCTATACAGCTTTTGGTTACCCCGATCAGACGCAGGGGCGGGGATTTTGTCTCACGCGCAGTAGGCAGTATGGGCGGACTTGCCGCCCTGAGCAGGGGAGAATGCCACATGGCTGCGGCACACCTCCTTGACGACAAGAACGGGACATACAACGACAGCTTCATCGAACGTTTTGCCAACGGAGCAAAATGGGAGCGGATCCTCGTTTTCTACAGAACACAGGGAATAATAGTGCAGCAGGGCAACCCTAAAAAGATAAAAACCTTCGAAGAACTGTGTGCCGGTGACAATGTATTTTCAAACAGACAGCCAGGAGCAGGAACAAGGGTCCTCTTTGACCACCTCTTGAAAATGGCAGGGAGATCTCCTTCCGAGATAAAGGGTTATGAACAACAGTGTACGACGCATATGGAAGCTGCAAACCGTGTCTTTACCTGTCTTGCAGATGCAACACTGGGGATAAAATCAGCGGCGGATGCACTGGGGCTTGACTTTATACCGCTTGCGGAAGAGCCCTATGAGCTTGTCATCCCTTCGATATACATGAGCCATCCGGCAGTACAGGCCCTTATGGACAGCCTCGGTGACAGGGAATGGAGAGAGACTGTTGAAGATATGGGAGGCTACAGATGGACAGACTGA
- the moaC gene encoding cyclic pyranopterin monophosphate synthase MoaC, which translates to MAEYTHFDSDGRPVLVDVSKKKITSRTAWAEGWIDLPLAIYEKVSVGSLKKGDPFLIAELAGIMGAKKTPELIPLCHTIRLDNVVVKCDLAEGTKSVRITCEATANEVTGVEMEALTGVSAAALCFYDMCKGIDKGMVIRDIRLIRKTGGKSGEWNAEGVYKV; encoded by the coding sequence ATGGCAGAATACACACACTTTGACAGTGACGGCAGGCCGGTACTTGTAGATGTGAGCAAAAAAAAGATAACATCGCGTACTGCATGGGCGGAAGGATGGATAGACCTTCCCCTTGCGATATATGAGAAAGTTTCTGTTGGCAGCTTAAAAAAGGGCGATCCCTTCCTTATTGCCGAGCTTGCGGGTATCATGGGAGCAAAGAAGACTCCCGAGCTTATCCCGTTATGCCACACGATAAGACTTGATAATGTAGTGGTCAAATGTGATCTGGCTGAAGGGACGAAGTCTGTCAGGATAACATGTGAAGCGACTGCGAACGAAGTGACAGGCGTCGAGATGGAGGCGCTGACAGGCGTTTCAGCTGCCGCTCTCTGTTTCTATGATATGTGCAAGGGCATAGACAAGGGCATGGTCATCAGGGATATCAGGCTGATAAGGAAGACAGGCGGAAAAAGCGGCGAATGGAACGCTGAAGGAGTGTACAAGGTATGA
- a CDS encoding RNase adapter RapZ — MHDPCVSGKIKRCVIITGMSGGGKSSALNVFEDQGFYVIDNLPPTLLPQLLDVLEGHQSAANHGVAAVVDVRGEELLNDLEKVVSRLREKVEKLEILFVDATDETLVRRFETTRRRHPLSQNKTILGGLTLERKLLGPIRKNADIVIDTSGMKANEFRIKLLEIMGMSSDKTSVILSSFGFKYGIPQDSDYVLDVRFLPNPNYIEDLHALSGKDYEVQKYLSGFENLDIFIEKAENLLDFVSSVYNSTGKQQVHIAIGCTGGRHRSVAVSEMLAVHLKRRGNNLTIDHRDIDKGNLL, encoded by the coding sequence ATGCATGATCCTTGCGTCTCAGGCAAGATCAAAAGATGTGTGATAATCACAGGGATGTCCGGCGGAGGAAAATCTTCTGCTCTAAACGTGTTCGAGGATCAGGGTTTTTACGTTATCGACAACCTCCCTCCGACCCTCCTTCCACAGCTTCTTGACGTTCTTGAAGGACACCAGTCCGCTGCAAACCACGGAGTTGCTGCAGTGGTAGACGTCAGAGGTGAAGAGCTGCTGAACGATTTGGAGAAAGTGGTTTCAAGACTTCGTGAAAAGGTCGAAAAGCTAGAGATCCTTTTTGTTGACGCGACCGATGAGACGTTGGTGAGAAGATTTGAAACAACAAGAAGAAGGCATCCGCTCTCCCAAAACAAAACTATACTTGGCGGGCTTACATTGGAAAGAAAGCTTCTGGGTCCGATAAGGAAGAATGCCGACATAGTCATAGACACATCAGGGATGAAAGCAAACGAGTTCAGGATAAAGCTGCTTGAGATCATGGGGATGTCATCAGACAAAACTTCTGTGATATTAAGCTCTTTCGGCTTTAAATACGGTATACCCCAGGACTCCGATTATGTGCTTGATGTACGTTTCCTGCCAAATCCCAATTACATTGAAGACCTTCACGCCCTTTCGGGAAAAGATTACGAAGTACAGAAATATCTTTCCGGTTTCGAAAATCTGGATATTTTTATTGAAAAGGCTGAAAACCTGCTTGATTTTGTCTCATCAGTTTACAACAGCACAGGAAAGCAGCAGGTCCACATCGCCATTGGCTGTACAGGCGGCAGGCACAGATCCGTGGCAGTTTCCGAGATGCTTGCAGTTCACCTGAAAAGGAGAGGGAACAATCTGACCATTGACCACAGGGATATAGACAAGGGGAATTTGCTGTGA
- a CDS encoding molybdopterin molybdenumtransferase MoeA, which yields MSGFVKEVTPRIQALQHVAEGLSFPWHVRTVYMPIDSALGKRISGDIEAEEQYPPYTRSLRDGFAVQSSDVVAATPGTPTFLNKTGDIPMGILPDISIRPGEAAGIPTGGVLPYGSDAVVMLENTALTGGWVEVRSAVQSGENVILAGEEFPAGQKILSRGDLVDFRTMSILATLGIKAVPLINLKISILSTGDEIVPVETYPLQPGKIRDVNGWSVRSLLSRYGFDSEYRGILSDEGDLFEKTVKEEAARCDVLILSGGSSVGIRDHCSRVLEKLPAPGLMIRGINIIPGKPTLIAGSLQDKKLVVSLPGHPLSCFTVAYVLLIPLLLRLIGAANTGYGIKMQLPMSRDITARTGPEEFVPCRMTTDGRIDPILAKSGYVSSLASADGFIRIPEDRETIRAGETAEVWLW from the coding sequence ATGTCTGGTTTTGTTAAAGAGGTCACGCCTCGCATACAGGCCCTGCAGCATGTCGCTGAAGGTCTTTCTTTTCCTTGGCATGTGAGGACTGTCTATATGCCTATTGATTCTGCCCTGGGGAAAAGGATATCCGGGGACATTGAAGCCGAAGAACAGTACCCACCGTACACAAGAAGCCTCAGGGATGGTTTTGCAGTACAAAGTTCTGATGTAGTGGCTGCGACTCCGGGTACTCCCACGTTTTTAAATAAGACCGGAGATATTCCGATGGGTATCCTGCCTGACATTTCCATAAGACCGGGAGAGGCAGCAGGCATCCCTACAGGCGGCGTGCTTCCCTACGGGTCGGATGCTGTTGTCATGCTTGAAAACACCGCTCTTACAGGGGGATGGGTGGAGGTAAGGAGCGCTGTACAGTCCGGAGAGAATGTAATACTTGCCGGAGAAGAGTTTCCCGCGGGACAAAAGATCCTCTCAAGGGGCGACCTGGTAGATTTCAGAACAATGAGCATTCTTGCTACTCTGGGCATTAAAGCCGTTCCTTTGATAAACCTTAAAATAAGCATCCTGAGTACAGGCGATGAGATAGTTCCGGTCGAAACGTACCCTCTCCAGCCCGGAAAAATAAGAGATGTGAACGGATGGTCTGTCAGATCGCTTCTTTCCCGATATGGTTTTGATTCAGAATATAGGGGAATACTCTCTGATGAGGGCGATCTTTTTGAGAAGACCGTAAAGGAAGAGGCAGCACGCTGTGATGTTTTGATATTGAGCGGCGGTTCATCGGTGGGTATCAGGGATCATTGCTCGAGGGTCCTTGAAAAACTTCCTGCGCCGGGATTGATGATCCGCGGCATCAATATAATCCCCGGAAAACCGACGCTCATTGCCGGCAGCCTCCAAGACAAAAAGCTTGTTGTAAGTCTTCCCGGACATCCTCTTTCCTGTTTTACCGTAGCATATGTTCTGCTGATCCCGTTGCTGCTAAGACTTATAGGCGCGGCCAACACAGGATACGGGATAAAAATGCAGCTGCCGATGTCTAGAGACATTACAGCGAGGACTGGACCTGAAGAGTTTGTCCCATGCAGGATGACCACCGACGGGAGAATAGATCCGATCCTTGCCAAGTCAGGCTACGTTTCTTCACTTGCATCTGCAGACGGATTTATAAGGATACCCGAGGATCGTGAGACTATAAGAGCCGGAGAGACGGCGGAGGTATGGTTATGGTAG
- the moaA gene encoding GTP 3',8-cyclase MoaA, translated as MDRLIDDFGRNLNYVRISVTDRCNYRCKYCMPAEGVEFLEHSEIMRYEEISFLCRVLWELGVRKVRFTGGEPLVRRDLVSFLKELNGEFPEMKTALTTNGSMLGQYAEELAEANLHSLNISLDTLDPVKFADVTRLGNIENVISGIRAAVRAGIRNIKLNTVLIRGFNDGEIGDLMAFAKREKVLLRLIEFMPLEDDVWNEDAFISGEEILKMLPEGDSWQAEKPDSAQAGPAKYYRNEKTGDSIGIITAVSNHFCKYCNRLRVSATGKLRTCLFAPVEIPMRPLILNEDSEGLKELILDSIKNKPRCWSDVRAGHQHMSGIGG; from the coding sequence ATGGACAGACTGATTGACGACTTCGGAAGGAACCTGAACTATGTCCGCATTTCAGTGACTGACAGATGCAATTACAGGTGTAAATACTGCATGCCCGCTGAGGGCGTGGAGTTTCTGGAACACAGTGAGATAATGAGGTACGAGGAAATATCCTTCCTCTGCAGGGTACTTTGGGAACTGGGAGTCAGAAAAGTACGATTTACAGGAGGGGAACCTCTTGTGAGAAGAGACCTTGTAAGTTTCCTTAAGGAACTCAATGGAGAGTTTCCAGAGATGAAAACTGCCCTGACCACGAATGGTTCCATGCTTGGGCAGTATGCAGAAGAGCTGGCTGAAGCAAACCTCCACTCCCTAAACATAAGCCTGGATACACTTGACCCTGTTAAGTTCGCCGATGTGACAAGGCTCGGTAATATTGAGAATGTCATCTCCGGCATCAGGGCCGCAGTAAGGGCGGGAATAAGGAACATAAAGCTTAATACCGTGTTGATAAGGGGTTTCAACGATGGTGAGATAGGCGATCTGATGGCTTTCGCCAAAAGGGAGAAAGTTCTCCTTCGATTGATAGAATTTATGCCTCTTGAAGACGATGTTTGGAACGAAGATGCCTTTATCAGCGGGGAAGAGATACTAAAGATGCTTCCTGAGGGTGATTCATGGCAGGCTGAAAAGCCTGATTCAGCGCAGGCGGGGCCGGCAAAGTACTACAGGAACGAGAAGACAGGTGATTCGATAGGTATAATTACTGCTGTTTCAAACCATTTCTGTAAATACTGCAACCGCCTCAGGGTCTCAGCAACAGGAAAGCTCAGGACATGCCTATTTGCTCCTGTTGAGATCCCGATGAGGCCGCTGATACTAAACGAAGACAGCGAAGGACTCAAGGAACTGATACTTGACAGCATAAAAAACAAACCGAGATGCTGGAGCGACGTCCGTGCAGGACACCAGCATATGTCCGGAATAGGGGGATAA